The Aestuariibius sp. HNIBRBA575 nucleotide sequence GGGGCGTGTCATTTCCATCGTTTATCTGGCGCTGTGTCCTGCACATTTATTGCAAGAGGCGGATTTGGCAGATGTGATCGTCAACGACCCGCATGTCGCAGGTCAGGACGCGGTTGTGCAACGCAACGGGGTGTCCATGTCGCTGGCCTTTGATCACGCAAACATCTTGGGGGATGTGGTTCAGCGATTGCGCGGAAAACTCGATTATTCCCGCATTGGATTTGCCTTGCTTGATACGCTTTTTACCCTGCGCGACGTCCAAGAGGTCCACGAAGCCATCCTCGGTCGCCCCCTCAAAAAACCTCCATTTCGCCGGAAATTGCTGGATCGCGGATTTATCCGTCCAACCGGCGTATTCGAAACAGGCGGTGCCTATCGCCCCGCTGAATTTTACCAAGTTAAGCCAGAGGAGTAGAACCATGGCACAGGTCAAACGTTACATCCTTGCAAATCAATTGCGGGCAGAATCTTCGCAATACATCCGGTATTTCCGCAAAGGGAAACTGGCCAAATCCGGGCGTGGGTTGTCATTCTGGTATGCCCCCAACGGGGCCTCACTTAGCGAAATCCCAATGAATGATCGGGAACTGATTTTCATGATCAAAGGTCAATCTTCGGATTATCAGGATCTGGCCATCCAAGGGTCGGTGATCTGGCGTGTAGGCGATGCGGATCGGCTGGGCGAACGGGTCGATTTTGGCATAGATGTCAACAAAGGCGTGCGATTGGGCAAGCCAGAGGAACAGATCAAATCTGTCCTGACCGGATTGGTGCGTGAATTTGGCGACGGCTACCTAAAGGACAAAGGTGTCCGGGATCTGCTAGAGGCCGGATTATCGCCGGTTCAGACTGCGCTTGCGGCGGGGTTTGCGGCGGATCCGACCGTGGACGCCATGGGCCTAGAGGTGGTGAGCATTCGTGTTTCTGCCCTGTCGCCCAGTTCCGAATTGTCCCGCGCATTGCAGGCGCCAACCTTTGAAAGTTTGCAGCAAAAGGCCGACGAAGCGACCTTTTCGCGGCGGGCTTTGGCGGTCGACAAAGAACGCGCCATTGCTGAAAATGAGCTGCAAAACCAGATTGAGCTGGCGACACAGCGCAAGGAACTGATTGCGCGCGAAGACGATAACGCCCGGTCCGAAGCCGAAGCCAAAGTGGCCGCCAAACGCATCATGGTCGAAGCCGAAAGCGACGCCAAGATCATCGGCGCCGAGGCGGAAGCCAGACGCATTCGGGCGG carries:
- a CDS encoding NUDIX domain-containing protein, which gives rise to MSTLNKYDKPSVAVDLAIMTVVQGQLKVLMVERDLNGVSGWAMPGGFVHVDQSLETTVDRVLRDKVGLENVHFEQLATYGAVDRDPRGRVISIVYLALCPAHLLQEADLADVIVNDPHVAGQDAVVQRNGVSMSLAFDHANILGDVVQRLRGKLDYSRIGFALLDTLFTLRDVQEVHEAILGRPLKKPPFRRKLLDRGFIRPTGVFETGGAYRPAEFYQVKPEE
- a CDS encoding SPFH domain-containing protein; protein product: MAQVKRYILANQLRAESSQYIRYFRKGKLAKSGRGLSFWYAPNGASLSEIPMNDRELIFMIKGQSSDYQDLAIQGSVIWRVGDADRLGERVDFGIDVNKGVRLGKPEEQIKSVLTGLVREFGDGYLKDKGVRDLLEAGLSPVQTALAAGFAADPTVDAMGLEVVSIRVSALSPSSELSRALQAPTFESLQQKADEATFSRRALAVDKERAIAENELQNQIELATQRKELIAREDDNARSEAEAKVAAKRIMVEAESDAKIIGAEAEARRIRAVEQAAADMEKARMAAISDVPPAVMFALAAQEFAGKLQKIDSLNVSPDMLAGLVQQAKLFMNPQPQEK